In a single window of the Pseudomonas sp. B21-015 genome:
- a CDS encoding MdtA/MuxA family multidrug efflux RND transporter periplasmic adaptor subunit, whose amino-acid sequence MVDHSMQSSASRNPRHWLFGLLVLLVIAGLCWKFWPAGSSPKESAGQKAVAGHTGRSGGMRPGFGGASGPVPVRVAPAVKGDFPLYYKALGTVTALNTINVRSRVGGELVKVYFEEGQMVKAGDLLAEIDPRPYQNALLQAEGTLLQNQAQLKNAQVDVERYRDLYREDSIAKQTLDTAEALVGQYLGTVKTNQAAVNDAKLNLEFTKIRAPIAGRVGLRQLDVGNLVTANDTTALVIITQTQPISVAFTLPENSLDVVLTRYRTGAKLPAEAWDRGDTKLQATGVLQSLDNQIDVTTGTLKFKARYENRDQALFPNQFVNVHLLADTLKDVVLAPSAAIQFGTNGTFVYALDGDKKVKIRQLKVGASDGENTVITEGLSVGDRVVLEGTDRLKDGSEVEVVNDSKDVPTTPTEHLQGKSAATAPDATATDKAKKGGA is encoded by the coding sequence ATGGTTGATCATTCCATGCAATCCTCCGCTTCCCGCAATCCCCGTCACTGGCTGTTCGGCCTGCTGGTCCTGTTGGTCATCGCCGGCCTGTGCTGGAAATTCTGGCCCGCAGGCAGCAGCCCGAAGGAGAGCGCAGGGCAGAAAGCCGTTGCCGGGCACACCGGTCGGTCGGGGGGGATGCGTCCGGGGTTCGGCGGGGCGAGCGGGCCGGTCCCGGTGCGGGTGGCGCCGGCGGTCAAAGGTGACTTTCCGCTGTATTACAAGGCGCTGGGCACAGTCACGGCGCTGAACACCATCAATGTGCGCAGCCGCGTCGGTGGCGAACTGGTCAAGGTCTATTTCGAGGAAGGGCAAATGGTCAAGGCGGGCGACCTGCTGGCCGAGATCGACCCGCGTCCGTACCAGAACGCTTTGCTCCAGGCCGAAGGCACCTTGTTGCAGAATCAGGCACAACTGAAAAACGCCCAGGTCGATGTTGAGCGCTATCGCGACCTGTACCGCGAAGACAGTATCGCCAAGCAAACCCTGGACACCGCCGAAGCCTTGGTCGGCCAGTACCTGGGCACGGTCAAGACCAATCAGGCGGCAGTCAACGACGCCAAGCTCAATCTGGAGTTCACCAAGATCCGCGCCCCGATCGCCGGGCGTGTGGGCCTGCGTCAGCTGGACGTCGGCAACCTCGTCACGGCCAACGACACCACGGCGCTGGTGATCATCACCCAGACCCAACCGATCAGCGTGGCGTTTACCTTGCCGGAAAACAGCCTGGACGTCGTGCTGACCCGCTATCGCACCGGCGCCAAACTGCCCGCCGAAGCCTGGGACCGTGGTGATACCAAATTGCAGGCCACTGGGGTGTTGCAGAGCCTGGACAACCAGATCGACGTCACCACCGGCACTCTGAAATTCAAGGCCCGCTACGAGAACCGCGATCAAGCGCTGTTCCCCAATCAGTTCGTCAACGTCCACCTGCTGGCCGACACCCTCAAAGACGTGGTGCTCGCGCCTTCGGCCGCTATTCAGTTCGGCACCAACGGCACGTTCGTGTATGCCCTGGACGGCGACAAGAAGGTCAAGATCCGTCAGTTGAAAGTCGGCGCCAGTGACGGTGAAAACACCGTGATCACCGAAGGACTGTCCGTCGGTGATCGAGTGGTACTGGAAGGCACCGACCGCCTGAAGGACGGCAGTGAAGTGGAAGTCGTCAACGACAGCAAGGATGTGCCGACCACCCCGACCGAACACCTGCAAGGCAAGTCGGCCGCCACTGCACCTGACGCGACGGCCACCGACAAGGCGAAAAAGGGCGGCGCATGA
- the tpx gene encoding thiol peroxidase, which produces MAQVTLKGNPVQVNGQLPQAGSKAPAFSLVAGNLSDVTLASFAGKRKVLNIFPSVDTPTCATSVRKFNAQANDVANTVVLCISADLPFAQARFCGAEGLENVQNLSTLRGAEFIENYGVAIADGPLKGLTARAVVVLDENDNVLHSELVKEIAEEPNYDAALAVLK; this is translated from the coding sequence ATGGCTCAAGTCACTCTTAAAGGCAACCCGGTTCAAGTCAACGGCCAATTGCCACAAGCCGGTTCCAAGGCGCCAGCCTTTTCCCTGGTTGCCGGCAATCTGTCCGACGTGACCCTGGCGAGCTTCGCCGGCAAGCGCAAAGTGTTGAACATCTTCCCAAGCGTCGACACCCCAACCTGCGCCACCTCCGTGCGCAAGTTCAACGCCCAGGCCAACGACGTGGCCAACACCGTCGTATTGTGCATCTCCGCTGACCTGCCGTTCGCCCAAGCCCGCTTCTGCGGCGCCGAAGGCCTGGAAAACGTGCAGAATCTGTCGACCCTGCGCGGTGCCGAGTTCATCGAGAACTACGGCGTGGCGATTGCCGATGGTCCGCTCAAAGGCCTGACCGCCCGTGCCGTCGTGGTGCTGGACGAAAACGACAACGTGCTGCACAGCGAACTGGTCAAGGAAATCGCTGAAGAGCCGAACTACGATGCAGCACTTGCCGTTCTGAAATAA
- a CDS encoding polyketide cyclase, whose product MPVLELTTLIPDRTPSQVLDFCLEGLNFPKIFPERVTPLGDIDLNSLRIEAGRQFRFRHWMFNVIPSNWTVVIREVSDTHFIDEMLKGPLRAFRHEHRVAAGEGGTLYTDRVTYAAIGGALSEGLLVNAYMRRIFVARHRNMLRLLG is encoded by the coding sequence ATGCCCGTCCTGGAACTCACCACCCTGATCCCCGACCGAACGCCCTCACAAGTCCTGGACTTCTGCCTGGAAGGCCTGAATTTCCCGAAGATCTTCCCGGAACGGGTCACACCGTTGGGTGATATCGACCTGAACAGCCTGCGCATCGAAGCCGGCCGTCAGTTCCGTTTTCGACACTGGATGTTCAACGTCATCCCGTCGAACTGGACGGTGGTGATCCGTGAAGTCAGTGACACTCATTTTATCGATGAAATGCTCAAGGGGCCGCTGCGTGCCTTTCGTCATGAACACCGGGTGGCGGCGGGCGAGGGCGGTACGCTGTACACCGACCGTGTGACCTATGCGGCGATTGGCGGTGCTTTGAGTGAAGGGTTGCTGGTGAATGCCTACATGCGGCGGATTTTCGTGGCGCGGCACCGCAATATGTTGCGGTTGCTCGGATAG
- a CDS encoding YciI family protein codes for MRFMIIVKASPDSEAGVMPSEELMTAMGNYNEELAKAGILIDCDGLQPSSKGARVRFSGDKRTVIDGPFIETKELIAGYWLWQVKSKEEAIEWVKRCPNPMPGTEAEIEIRQVFEAEDFGAEFTPQLREQEERVRAQAKKC; via the coding sequence ATGCGATTCATGATCATTGTAAAAGCCAGCCCCGACTCCGAGGCCGGCGTGATGCCCAGCGAAGAACTGATGACCGCGATGGGCAATTACAACGAGGAGCTGGCCAAGGCCGGCATCCTCATCGATTGCGATGGCCTGCAGCCCAGCAGCAAAGGCGCCCGTGTGCGTTTCTCGGGAGATAAACGCACAGTGATCGACGGCCCTTTCATCGAAACCAAAGAGCTGATCGCCGGCTATTGGCTGTGGCAGGTGAAGTCGAAAGAGGAAGCGATCGAGTGGGTCAAGCGCTGCCCCAACCCGATGCCGGGTACAGAAGCCGAGATCGAGATTCGCCAGGTGTTCGAAGCCGAAGATTTCGGTGCCGAGTTCACACCGCAATTGCGGGAGCAGGAAGAGCGAGTGCGCGCGCAGGCGAAGAAGTGCTGA
- a CDS encoding fatty acid desaturase, which produces MFKQAKPLGSVCSSCRQAASGCEAVAKSGAAVLQTNRASRTCDCFAAERSLRQLLQAAFHSSRSNLPSYLFLALCVLNTAAIAWLAAHEAFGWLAIAPLIVLQAILMIGVQEIKHQSVHRQFLVGTRLNDAVGVFAAAIFAANFVGYRYFHLEHHRKTCQADDPEGLMYKQTWRTRLISLLGAVEQLWITVTTNIISRRYTPPRAIWRWRWNNALIVVFVAVLALGIYEVPRQVVCAYLLPYCIFAWLDFWLTQAEHYGVSISAQGLRRAPSEITTDLYLPKPLSWLVLHRSLHRTHHDAPATRWFHAHAQSIALAKSKPGSVTDLPTFFATWMRLGPRLWK; this is translated from the coding sequence ATGTTTAAGCAAGCAAAACCTTTGGGTAGTGTCTGTAGCAGCTGCCGCCAGGCTGCGTCCGGCTGCGAAGCGGTTGCAAAGTCAGGCGCTGCGGTATTGCAGACAAACCGTGCAAGCAGGACTTGCGACTGCTTCGCAGCCGAACGCAGCCTTCGGCAGCTGCTACAGGCCGCCTTTCATTCATCGCGCTCCAACCTGCCCAGCTATCTGTTCCTGGCACTGTGTGTCTTGAATACGGCGGCGATCGCCTGGCTGGCTGCGCACGAGGCGTTCGGATGGCTGGCCATTGCTCCGCTGATAGTGCTCCAGGCGATCCTGATGATTGGTGTTCAGGAGATCAAGCATCAGTCTGTGCATCGTCAGTTCCTCGTTGGCACGCGTCTCAATGATGCAGTGGGTGTGTTCGCGGCGGCCATTTTCGCCGCCAACTTCGTGGGCTACCGCTACTTTCACCTCGAACACCATCGCAAAACCTGCCAGGCCGATGATCCCGAAGGGCTGATGTACAAACAGACATGGCGAACACGCCTGATCAGCCTGCTGGGTGCCGTGGAGCAACTATGGATTACCGTCACCACCAATATTATTTCCCGACGCTACACGCCCCCGCGCGCGATCTGGCGCTGGCGTTGGAACAACGCCTTGATCGTCGTATTCGTCGCGGTGCTGGCGTTAGGCATCTATGAGGTGCCTCGACAAGTCGTATGCGCCTATCTGCTTCCGTATTGCATTTTTGCCTGGCTGGATTTCTGGCTGACGCAGGCCGAGCACTATGGCGTATCAATCTCGGCTCAAGGCTTGCGCCGCGCGCCCTCTGAAATCACGACGGATTTGTATCTGCCAAAGCCACTGTCCTGGCTTGTCCTGCATCGCTCGCTGCATCGCACTCACCATGACGCGCCGGCGACCCGCTGGTTCCATGCGCACGCTCAATCGATAGCTCTGGCCAAAAGCAAGCCAGGCAGCGTGACAGACCTACCCACCTTCTTTGCGACCTGGATGCGACTCGGCCCCCGACTCTGGAAGTAA
- a CDS encoding metal-dependent hydrolase — MERDNSGEAALFKPFWNDTSIKTYLFDACSVLLPAGEQFVISVVESSALRLQQTSALAERSRSFVAEERSHQRAHRLYNQQLENQGFEVKKFEHMIEKDLEALRSKLSLKAQLALAAAFEHVTAVMSTAALRRNGLLSVKESPQTRLWRWHCTEEVAHQHVTTDLARALGIPYWQRIFYFLAASGLMAFDVIRHMHSFARLDIARGRVSSKEVRRAAGSLLLRDGANLASMAIGWAAYFLPLKRRD; from the coding sequence GTGGAACGCGACAATAGCGGCGAAGCCGCCCTCTTCAAGCCATTCTGGAACGACACATCGATCAAAACCTACCTGTTCGATGCCTGTTCGGTACTGCTGCCTGCCGGTGAACAATTCGTGATTTCGGTGGTGGAGTCATCCGCTTTGCGCTTGCAACAAACGTCGGCGCTTGCCGAACGCTCGCGCAGTTTCGTGGCAGAGGAGCGGTCCCATCAGCGAGCGCACAGGCTGTACAACCAGCAACTGGAAAACCAGGGGTTTGAAGTCAAGAAGTTCGAGCACATGATCGAAAAGGATCTCGAGGCCCTTCGATCGAAATTGTCACTCAAGGCGCAACTGGCGTTGGCTGCCGCGTTCGAGCACGTGACGGCCGTCATGTCCACCGCCGCCTTGCGTAGAAACGGCTTGCTCTCGGTCAAGGAGTCGCCGCAGACACGCCTATGGCGGTGGCACTGCACAGAAGAAGTCGCCCACCAGCACGTCACCACGGATCTGGCGCGGGCGCTGGGCATACCCTATTGGCAGCGGATCTTCTATTTCCTGGCGGCATCGGGGCTCATGGCGTTCGATGTCATTCGCCACATGCACAGTTTTGCCCGCCTCGACATCGCCCGTGGCCGCGTCAGCTCGAAGGAAGTACGGCGTGCTGCGGGCAGCTTGCTGTTGCGCGATGGCGCCAATCTGGCGTCGATGGCCATCGGATGGGCCGCCTACTTTCTTCCGCTGAAACGAAGGGATTAG
- a CDS encoding DUF3313 domain-containing protein, which yields MKLALMMSTLCIASIGAVGCASKVVEPDQYSGFLKDYSQLKEAKSPSGVVVMRWVDPKLNINKYTSAYIEPTQIYPKPQPTVKIPQTTLNGITSYYDQALKRELGKSLPLASGPGPGVIVVRAAITAVSSKTEGLKPYEVIPIALVAAAVSTASGIRDQETNLATEAVFLDGSTNKVIAQVVRKGTGKPLENEAQVMKADDVKNVIDGWASDLNQSFVKFKSK from the coding sequence ATGAAGCTTGCGTTAATGATGAGCACACTGTGCATCGCCTCGATCGGGGCGGTGGGTTGCGCCAGCAAAGTCGTCGAGCCAGACCAGTACTCCGGCTTTCTCAAGGACTACAGTCAACTCAAGGAAGCCAAATCGCCATCGGGCGTCGTGGTGATGCGCTGGGTCGATCCCAAGCTCAACATCAACAAATACACCAGTGCCTACATCGAGCCGACCCAGATCTATCCAAAACCGCAACCGACAGTGAAAATCCCTCAGACCACGCTGAACGGTATCACCAGCTACTACGATCAGGCGCTCAAGCGCGAACTGGGTAAATCCCTGCCACTGGCCAGCGGCCCCGGCCCTGGCGTGATCGTGGTGCGTGCGGCGATTACCGCCGTCAGCAGCAAGACCGAAGGCCTCAAGCCTTATGAAGTGATCCCGATCGCCCTGGTAGCGGCGGCAGTCAGCACTGCCAGCGGCATACGTGATCAGGAAACCAATCTGGCCACCGAAGCGGTGTTTCTCGATGGCAGCACCAACAAAGTCATCGCCCAGGTGGTGCGCAAGGGCACCGGCAAACCGCTGGAGAACGAAGCTCAGGTGATGAAGGCCGATGACGTGAAAAACGTGATCGATGGTTGGGCTTCGGACTTGAATCAGTCGTTTGTCAAGTTCAAGTCCAAGTAA
- a CDS encoding DUF934 domain-containing protein: protein MNNLLRVREGVAEWVRDDPWQLIRETTDELPGGPLILPLPRWLALNADTTTALEGVWLGPDDEVTNLVPWFPDLPLIALDFPSFRDGRAYSQAYLLRTRLGWQGELRAIGDVLRDQLSHMRQCGFDSFAVREDKSAEDALKGLAGMSVLYGRSVIEPRPLFRRR, encoded by the coding sequence ATGAACAATCTGCTGCGCGTACGAGAGGGTGTCGCCGAGTGGGTGCGCGACGACCCATGGCAATTGATTCGTGAAACTACGGATGAGTTGCCGGGCGGACCGCTGATACTGCCGTTACCCCGCTGGCTGGCGCTTAATGCCGACACCACAACAGCGCTCGAAGGCGTCTGGCTCGGCCCTGATGACGAAGTGACAAACCTGGTGCCGTGGTTTCCCGACCTGCCGCTGATTGCCCTGGATTTCCCGAGTTTTCGCGACGGACGCGCCTATAGCCAGGCTTATCTGTTGCGTACGCGTTTGGGTTGGCAGGGCGAATTGCGCGCGATCGGCGATGTACTGCGCGATCAACTCAGCCACATGCGCCAATGCGGCTTCGACAGTTTTGCCGTGCGCGAAGACAAGTCCGCTGAGGATGCGCTCAAGGGATTGGCGGGGATGAGCGTGTTGTATGGGCGTTCGGTGATTGAGCCCAGGCCGCTGTTTCGGCGGCGTTGA
- a CDS encoding nitrite/sulfite reductase, with the protein MYQYDDYDRALVFERVAQFRDQVERFIAGELSEEEFLPLRLQNGLYMQKHAYMLRVAIPYGTLSANQMRTLASIARDYDRGYGHFTTRQNMQFNWIELTQVPDILERLAQVEMHAIQTSGNCVRNITTEAFAGVAADELMDPRPLAEILRQWSTINPEFLFLPRKFKIAICSAKQDRAAIMMHDIGLYLYRDDSGQMLLRVIVGGGLGRTPILGLQIREGLPWQHLLSYVEAVLRVYNRHGRRDNKYKARIKILVKALGIEAFAKEVEEEWQYLKDGPAQLTDVEYERVASAFVPPDYHSLADTDLDFGTRLAEHPAFARWVARNVQPHKVPGYASVVLSTKPGTASPPGDVTVEQMEAVAQWSEQFGFGEIRIAHEQNIVLPDVPKADLYALWYQACEQGLGSANIGLLTDIIACPGGDFCALANAKSIPIAQAIQARFENLDYLHDLGDISLNISGCMNACGHHHIGNIGILGVDKNGSEWYQITLGGAQGKDSTLGKVIGPSFNAAEVPDVVERIIGTFVRYRESEELFVDTLARIGLEPFKERVYPKVLEVSA; encoded by the coding sequence ATGTATCAGTACGATGACTATGACCGGGCGCTGGTGTTCGAGCGTGTTGCGCAGTTTCGCGATCAGGTCGAACGTTTTATCGCCGGGGAACTGAGTGAAGAAGAGTTCCTGCCCCTGCGTTTGCAGAATGGCCTGTACATGCAAAAGCATGCCTACATGCTGCGCGTGGCGATTCCCTACGGCACGCTGAGCGCGAATCAAATGCGCACCCTGGCGAGCATCGCCCGGGATTACGATCGTGGTTACGGCCACTTCACCACCCGGCAGAACATGCAGTTCAACTGGATCGAACTGACCCAGGTGCCGGACATCCTCGAACGCCTGGCCCAGGTGGAAATGCATGCGATCCAGACCTCCGGCAACTGCGTGCGCAACATCACCACCGAAGCCTTCGCCGGCGTCGCGGCGGACGAACTGATGGACCCGCGTCCGCTGGCGGAGATCCTGCGGCAATGGTCGACCATCAACCCGGAATTCCTGTTCCTGCCGCGCAAATTCAAGATCGCCATCTGCTCGGCGAAGCAGGATCGCGCGGCGATCATGATGCATGACATCGGCCTTTATCTTTATCGCGATGACAGCGGGCAAATGCTGTTGCGGGTGATCGTCGGCGGCGGGCTGGGGCGCACACCAATCCTCGGGTTGCAGATTCGCGAGGGCTTGCCGTGGCAGCACCTGCTGTCTTACGTCGAGGCGGTGCTGCGGGTCTATAACCGCCATGGGCGGCGCGATAACAAGTACAAGGCACGGATCAAGATCCTGGTCAAAGCCTTGGGTATCGAAGCCTTCGCCAAGGAAGTGGAGGAAGAGTGGCAATACCTCAAGGACGGCCCGGCGCAGTTGACCGATGTCGAATATGAGCGTGTCGCCAGTGCCTTTGTGCCACCCGACTACCATTCACTGGCCGATACCGACCTGGACTTCGGCACACGCCTGGCCGAGCACCCGGCGTTCGCCCGTTGGGTGGCGCGTAACGTTCAGCCGCATAAGGTGCCGGGATACGCCAGCGTGGTGCTGTCGACCAAACCGGGCACTGCCTCGCCACCGGGGGATGTCACCGTCGAGCAAATGGAGGCAGTGGCCCAGTGGTCCGAGCAGTTCGGTTTTGGCGAAATCCGCATCGCCCATGAACAGAACATCGTCCTTCCGGACGTGCCCAAGGCTGACCTTTATGCTCTGTGGTATCAGGCCTGCGAGCAAGGCCTGGGGAGCGCCAACATCGGCTTGCTGACTGACATCATCGCTTGCCCCGGCGGCGACTTCTGCGCCTTGGCCAACGCCAAATCAATCCCCATCGCACAAGCGATTCAGGCGCGCTTCGAGAATCTGGATTACCTGCATGACCTGGGCGATATCAGCCTGAACATCTCTGGCTGCATGAACGCCTGCGGCCACCACCACATCGGCAACATTGGCATTCTTGGGGTCGATAAGAACGGTAGCGAGTGGTACCAGATCACCCTCGGCGGCGCCCAGGGCAAGGACAGCACGTTGGGCAAGGTCATCGGCCCGTCCTTCAACGCCGCCGAAGTGCCCGATGTCGTTGAACGGATCATTGGCACCTTCGTGCGCTATCGCGAGAGCGAGGAGCTGTTCGTCGATACCTTGGCGCGCATCGGCCTGGAGCCGTTCAAGGAACGGGTTTACCCGAAAGTGCTGGAGGTGTCGGCATGA